In Snodgrassella alvi wkB2, the DNA window CGTTCTGTAGGCCGAAGAAGGTGTGTTGAGAAGCATGCTGGAGGTATCAGAAGTGCGAATGTTGACATGAGTAGCGATAAACAGGGTGAAAAGCCCTGTCGCCGAAAACCCAAGGTTTCCTACGCAACGTTCATCGGCGTAGGGTGAGTCGGCCCCTAAGGCAAGGCAGAGATGCGTAGTCGATGGGAAACAGGTTAATATTCCTGTACTTGATTCAAATGCGATGTGGGGACGGAGAAGGTTAGGTCATCGATCTGTTGGAATAGATCGTTTAAGCCGGTAGGTGGAGCACTTAGGCAAATCCGGGTGCTCAACACCGAGAAGTGATGACGAGTGTCTACGGACACGAAGTGACTGATACCACGCTTCCAGGAAAAGCCACTAAGCTACAGTTTGAATGAAACCGTACCGCAAACCGACACAGGTGGGTAGGATGAGAATTCTAAGGCGCTTGAGAGAACTCAGGAGAAGGAACTCGGCAAATTGATACCGTAACTTCGGGAGAAGGTATGCCTCTTATGGTGAAGGATTTACTCCGTAAGCTATGAGAGGTCGCAGAGAATAGGTGGCTGCGACTGTTTAATAAAAACACAGCACTCTGCAAACACGAAAGTGGACGTATAGGGTGTGACGCCTGCCCGGTGCTGGAAGGTTAATTGAAGATGTGCAAGCATCGGATCGAAGCCCCAGTAAACGGCGGCCGTAACTATAACGGTCCTAAGGTAGCGAAATTCCTTGTCGGGTAAGTTCCGACCCGCACGAATGGCGTAACGATGGCCACACTGTCTCCTCCTGAGACTCAGCGAAGTTGAAATGGTTGTGAAGATGCAATCTCCCCGCTGCTAGACGGAAAGACCCCGTGAACCTTTACTGTAGCTTTGCATTGGACTTTGAAGTCACTTGTGTAGGATAGGTGGGAGGCTAAGAAGCAGGAACGCTAGTTCTTGTGGAGCCGTCCTTGAAATACCACCCTGGTGACTTTGAGGTTCTAACCCGGATCCATCATCTGGATCGGGGACCGTGCATGGTAGGCAGTTTGACTGGGGCGGTCTCCTCCCAAAGAGTAACGGAGGAGTTCGAAGGTTACCTAGGTCCGGTCGGAAATCGGACTGATAGTACAATGGCACAAGGTAGCTTAACTGCGAGACCGACAAGTCGAGCAGGTGCGAAAGCAGGACATAGTGATCCGGTGGTTCTGAATGGAAGGGCCATCGCTCAACGGATAAAAGGTACTCCGGGGATAACAGGCTGATTCCGCCCAAGAGTTCATATCGACGGCGGAGTTTGGCACCTCGATGTCGGCTCATCACATCCTGGGGCTGTAGTCGGTCCCAAGGGTATGGCTGTTCGCCATTTAAAGTGGTACGTGAGCTGGGTTTAAAACGTCGTGAGACAGTTTGGTCCCTATCTGCAGTGGGCGTTGGAAGTTTGACGGGGGCTGCTCCTAGTACGAGAGGACCGGAGTGGACGAACCTCTGGTGTACCGGTTGTGACGCCAGTCGCATCGCCGGGTAGCTAAGTTCGGAAGAGATAAACGCTGAAAGCATCTAAGCGTGAAACTCGCCTGAAGATGAGACTTCCCTAGGGATTTAATCCCTCTAAAGAGACGTTCGAGACCAGGACGTTGATAGGTCGGGTGTGGAAGAGTGGTAACACTTGGAGCTAACCGATACTAATTGCTCGTGAGGCTTGACTCTATCATTTGAAGGACTTCGTGCAGTAAATGCACAGAGAATGATAAAGCTTACTGATGAATACACATCATCACCGAGATTAAGGCTTTCTGATTTGACAGTTTAATGTCTGGCGGCCATAGCGGGTTGGTCCCACGCCTTCCCATCCCGAACAGGACCGTGAAACGACCTAGCGCCGATGATAGTATGGATTGCCCATGTGAAAGTAGGACACCGCCAGACTCCCCATAGAAGAACCCGGTTGATTAGTCAACCGGGTTTCTTACTTTAAGTACTGAGAAGTACCACAGAAGAAAAAACAATACCGCAGCAGCCTGATGGCTGCTGTTGCTGTATCTAGGCCAGAGAGGGGAAGGACTGCTGACGCAGTGCTTCGTAGAGAACGATGGCGGCGGCGTTGGACAGGTTCAGTGAGCGGATGTGCTCTGACTGCGGAATACGCAGACATTGCTCGGCGCGAGCCTGTGCGAATGCCCGGGGCAATCCGGTGGTTTCGCGACCAAAGAGAAAGTAGATTTGCTGATTGGGGTCGCTGTAGTCGAACTGAGTGTAGTTGCGTGTGCCGTAGGTTTCTATCAGGTAGACTTGTGCATTAGTTTGAGTTTCAGTCATGCCGATGAATGCTTCCAGACTGTCATGATAATGAATATCTACATGAGGCCAGTAATCCAGACCAGCACGCTTAAGCATCTTGTCATCTGTAGAGAAACCTAAAGGATGGATTAAATGCAGACTGGTATGTGTTCCGGCACAAGTACGGGCGATATTGCCGGTATTAGCAGGAATTTGGGGTTGATACAGAGCTATGTGCAGACTCATCTGATTAGTTTTTTATTGATACAAAAAAGATGATTAGTATAATCTATATTGAAAATTTAAGTGACTATTGCTTCGAATGAAGAATGTGACAGATATATCGCTTATTCGCTTAACTGTTTATAGATAGAAAATTTCTATACCATTTTAATTTAACATAGATTAATCTTATTTTTATCATTAAATCTACAGATATTTCATTTAAACAATAAAGTAATAATCCAGATTAGCCAGAGTAGAGCACAGCTTATTAAGGAATATTTGAGTTGCTTCAGTGCTCCCTGATATCTTTGTTCCAAAGTAAAATCTTGCAGTTTTTGTTTTTGCCAAATAGAAGTAAGAATAATACCAGCCTGCCGGTTATTTTCCTGAGTGAGTTCAGAAAAATAATGATTATCCAGCCATAGCCGCCAGCATTGATAAATAACCATACCGGCCCCAGCTGTGATCAGTGATCGTATTAAGCCGGCAGGTGCGCAAAATATTGCCCATAATAAAGGTATTAATGCCATCAATAACAAAAAGCGCCAGCTTGCTAATGTGTGGCTGACTAACACTTTACTAAGTTTATGTTCATTGGATTCTGGGTTATGCTGATATGCCATTGCTCAAGGAGTTCCATATGTTTGGAGCCTAGTACAATTTGCGGGCGTTGTTGCTGCACAAATGTACAGGCCTGTTCTACAGTTTTAAAATTATCAAAAGCCAGCAGCCATGCTACTACTACAATGGCACTACGTGATAGTCCCAATGAGCAATGGATTAAAACACTATTGTGCTGTGTACGTAATTTTTCTAATTCACTGACAGCTTGTTGCAATTGCAACATACTGGGGCAAACCAGATCCAGCATCGGTATACATCTATACACACGATTATATGTAGATTGGGCGCGTGGAAATTCGAATGTTAAATCCAGAATGGCTTTTTGTTTAACACTGCTGCAAGGATAACTACCCATAAAAATGTGCTCATTGATTGGGCTGATAGCAGGAATTTTACGGGTATACAGCCATCTGGAAATAGTCATCAGACATCGCCAGGGAAATAACAGAATATAAGTAGCCGCTGAATATTTGCCATGCTGTGATTTATATATTGTATTAACACCAAAATGATATGAACAACTGACAATAAATAAAGATAATGCCAGCCATAATAACCACGGAGTAGAATAAATTCCAAAACATAAGCACACAAGCGCTGCTGTTGCATAATACTTAGTCAGCTTTTTTGACTGTGTACACGGTATATGAATATGGGTTTTTGGTATTTTTTTAACCGGTATTAGCCAGTCAATAAACATACCAATAGCGACGCCGATGATTACATCAATAAAATGATGTTGCCATGTCGTCAATACAGAAATACTAATTAACAGAAACCAGCAATGAATCAGCCAGCGCAGACGTTTAGGAGTATGTTGTAAAAAGTGTTGCCACAGCAGCCAGCTTAGGATGATATAGAGTATTGAAGACTGATTATAAGATAAATTAAACTGCTCCAGCTGATAAAACCACCAGCCGGTAAAACCTTCAACTTTGGGACGGATAAAGCTAAAACGAAGAGGAAATAGTAAAAAACTGATACAGGCTATTGTAGAAGCTAATACTAACCGGCAGGCCTGACGAGTCTGTTCAGATACAGAGCGACACAAAAATAAAGATATACTATAAAGCAAAGCCAGACTACAGTAAGGAATAATGGTGAGTGGAATAAACGGGATGTATTGTTCCCAGCTATATACCACACTATTAATATCAGCTCGTGTGGCAGTAAACTGATTAACCAGTTCATACATTACCAAGAAAAACGGCGCCAGAATGATTAACCAGCCTACTGCCAGACAGTTTAATTGACTACGCAAATTCATGATGCACGGCGAATTGCCATGGATACGCTGAAAATCCCCCATTCATCAATAATTTGTGCACATTTATCAAAACCGGCTGCACTTACCAGAGCATCCATTTCACCTTGAGAACGATTACGCATAATCCACGGCTGACCCTGACGATGGCTGGTTAAAGACCATGCAATGGTTTTCAATTGTGGGTGCCAGGGTTGATTGGTGTAAATCAGGATACCACCGGCAGGGATAGCAGCTGCTAAACCATTTAGTGAATTGCGTAACAGAGAGTTATCCGGAAAAAGTTCATACAGTCCGGAAACAATACCCAGTGTCGGCTGAGGTGTAAGTGCTGCGAGTTGTTCCTGATTGAAGGCATCACCAATTTCAAATCGCGCTTTATTGCTTAAACCATAATCAGCAATCATCTGCTGACCTTTGCTGACATTAAGTTCACTGTAGTCGCGTAATAAAATTTCTTCAACTACATTGATATTAGATAATGCTTCAATAACATACCTGCCATGACCGGCAGCAATATCAACAACCCGAACCGGAAGATTTTCTTCCTGTAGTTTTGATACAGCTTGTTTAATCATATATTCCAGATTAATTTTGCGTTGCCGGATACCTCGCCAGCCAATGCTATTGAGATAGGCTTTGTCAAATTGTTTTCCCAGCCAGTTTTGACCCTGAGGCTGATTCTGATAAACATAATCCAGTGTACTGCCGGAATCAAAGCCAGTTTCACAACCCAGTTTAATGCCATTAGAAAGTTTACCAAGGGTTGTCATACCTTTATGTAAGGCACGATAACTGAAGGCACTGAAAGAAAGCGGAACCGGTCCGCCGCTTAATTCACGCCAGTTATCTGCACTCGGGCTCCAGCGATCTTCATGCTGATAATTAAAAGCGGCTACTGGCTGCTGATATAAGGTATCGATAAAGCTGCGAATTTTTGTAAAAGCTTCTTCTCGGTTAAGTTCGCCCAATGTGTCGTGATAAAAACCGGGCAGAATGTGCATTTCTTTGAGCGGATTGCGAATACGCTGATAGAAATCCAGTTGTGGTTGCCTGTGCACTACATAATCCTGACCGGATATCAGCAGTTGTGTAGGTAAAGTAATAGCAGCGGCATCTTCGATGACGCGGTCGGCTGTACGGTATAAATCCAGTAAAATATTTACTGCAATTGCACGGGTAATCAGCGGATCGTTATTAAAACTGTTAACACGTTCAGGATCATGGGTCAGATACTTGCCTTTGACATAGGAATTAACAAAGAACAGACCTTTCACATATTGTCCGAAACTAAGCAATGGCCGGGCAAACGGCACGTACAGTTTTACTTTAAATGCAGGAGAGGCTAATACAAGTCCGCGAATTTTCGGGGCATAATCATGTGCCCATGTTGCTGCCAGTACCGCTCCCACACTCTGGGCAATCACTATGATATTCGAAAGGGGAGTTTGGCTGTCTGCGGCAACAAAATGCATAAATTCATCCACATCCTGTACAGAACGAGCCAGAGACGGGCTGTAACCGCGAGGGCCGGGAGAGTGGCCATGCCCGCGGGCATCCCATGCATAAAAATCCGTATCCGGCATGTTCAGCTCATCCACAATGTGCTGCAAACGACCAGAATGTTCATGTCCGCGGTGAAACAATACAATAACTTTACGTATTGTGCCGGAGGTAATTGCAGGCCAGTGTCGATAAAATAATTCTTGTTTATCGCTGGTATAAAATGTACTTTCTTTTGCTTGGCGTTGTTCAGTCATCAGAATCTCTTTTCGTATATTGCGGACGCAATGCGAGTAAATTATTTAATAAATCTGCTTTAAACTGGTCCTTATCCGGCTGGTAATACATGGCACTACCAATATTAATGTCTATAAATAGGGGCAGCGGAATACGATTACCTTTAGCCATAATCTGTTCAGTTCCCTGTAGCCATACCGGAATGATGGGTACAGTTGGCATAGCAGCGCTTAAATACCAGATACCTGATTTGAGCGGTTGCATTTTTCCGGGTTCGCCACGAGAGCCTTCTGGAAATAGGATAAGGATTTTGTTTTGACGTAAGGCTTCTTCACAGCCCTGAAGCGGATTGTTCTGACCGCCATTCTGACGGGTAACCGGAATAATGTTGAGAATATTAATTGCAAACCAGGCCAGCCATTTATTACTCAGAAAGTAATCTGCTGCAGCTACCGGATGAATCTGATTTTGCTGTAAAGGTGAGTATAGACCCATCAGTGCAAATACATCCATGTGGCTATTATGATTAGCAACAATGATTGCCGGACCCTGTTTAGGCAGATTGTGATGCTGATGAATACGCAAACCCAGCCAGAAACGCATAAACGGCCATTCTATACATAATGCAAATAAGGGTTTGAGTAATGATTTAAGCATGATTTAGTAGTAAAAATAGCGAACGAAATGAAAAAATACCGGTGCAGTAAAAATCAATGAGTCCAGACGATCAAGAATACCTCCGTGACCGGGTAATATCGTGCCGCTGTCTTTAATACCAATATCCCGCTTGATTGCAGACATGACAATATCACCACAGAATCCGCTTATACTGATGATCAGACCGGCAAGTAAGGACATTTCCCAGCTCAGAGGTGTCAGTATAGGACCCAGCAGCATGGCTGCAATTGTCGTGCTGGCTATGCCGCCAAGTAGTCCGGCCAGAGTTTTGTTCGGGCTGACTTTAGGTGTTATTTTGATTTTACCCAGAGATTTACCCCACAAGTATTGAGTAATATCATTGAATTCTGTTAAACCCACAAGGAACAGTACCAATAGTGCACCAGTTTGCTGATGATCATTCGGCAGTACCAGCAAACTGGCAACATGGCTGAAAGCAAATACAGTGGTCATCAAACCCCACTGCAATTGAGACACTGTACGCAGAAAATGTTTGGTATCACCAGCAATAACCATTCGTGCCGGTAAAAACAGGAACATATATACCGGAATAAATATAATAAAAAAACCGTACCAGTTACTGCCAATAAACCAGTAATTAATCGGAATAGTGATAAACATCCACAGGATAGGCATACGGTCTGCATGGCGTGCCGGTACCAGCGTTAAATATTCTTTTAACGCCATAAAGCTGACCAGAGCAAAAAAACATATCCCTAACCAGGATGGACTGATTAATGCCAGAGAAAACAGTATAATAATAATCCACCACGTTCGAATACGCAGTGTGAGTTCATGCCAGTCTTTATCCCGTTTCAGGCACACTAATAAGCCATTGATAACTGTAGCCAGTAATAAAAGGCTGAAAATGACCAGTAAGGATTTTTGCAACAGCATATCAGTGTTCTCCGATCAGTGCACTGCGACAACGGTTAACACAAGTCCAGACCAGTAAGACAATTGATATACACCACAGCAAATTGTTCCATGATGTTAATTCTGGCCAGATAGCCAGTAATAAAGACCATGTACCGAAAATCAGGGCACGATCACTTTTACCCATGGGACCCGCATAGCTGCGGATGCCATTAATTGTTTGAGCAAGAATGCCGCAGAATTCCGTAAGTACTGCACAAAAGAGCATTACTAGTACCACAGTTGTATTACTGCCCGGTAACAGAATGAACGGCACATATAAGGCAATATCAGATAAGACATCACCCAATTCATTTAAGACAGCACCAAGCCGGCTTTGCTGGTTACATTCACGAGCAAGCATGCCATCCAGTGCATTGAGCGCCATTCTGATAAATAATGTAATCGGTAGCAGCCAGAATAATCCCGGATGCGGAAAAATAGCCAGTATGACACCGATTAATACAGAAAGACCAATTGCAGAAAGGGTAATGTGGTTTGCTGTAACGCCTTTTCGATACAGCCAGAACATGAGCGGGCGTAATAATTTTTGAAAAGCAGGTTTGATACTGTAAAGAGTCATGCTTTTATAAATTAAGTTATGTAATTTCTATATTATAAAATGTATTTAAAACTTTTGTTTTGTTATTTTTATTAAACATGTTAGGCTGCTGTACTGCTTTATTGAGCCATACTGCAAAACACGCGTTAATAAATATTACAGTGCGGGATTTATTTTCAGTGTTTTGATTAATAATTAGTGATCTGCTTATACGTTTTTAAATTTTTACTGTTACATGATGAATTTATAGATGAATTGCCGGTAATGCGTGATAGTATTACCGGCAATTTTCAGGATGAGATAGGTTTATTCACCTTGTGGGAGTGCCCACATCTGATTTTGATTGTATTTCTGCATAAATTGTTTAAATTCTGGTGATTGATAGGCTGCTTTTAAGTCTTTTGCCCACTGGGTATCTTTATTTTTTTCATTAATGGTAACCACCATTTCCATTTCCGGAATTACTTTTTCACGAAGTACGGCTTTTTTCGGATCAAGTTTAGACTGGTAAGCAATTCCACCGGAGGCGAAACCGAAATCTACTTCACCCAGTGTGCGCGGAATCATGACTGAATCCATTTCTTTAATTTTCAATTGTTTTGGATTGCTGACAATGTCTCTGGATGTTGCCAGTATCGGGTTAGTGCCGGATTTGAGCTGAATGAAATGATTATCGGTCAGAATGCGCAATGCACGTGAAGTATTGGCCGGATCACTGGGAATCAGCACAGTAGCACCATTAGGCGCCTGCTGAAAGGATGTGTATTTGTCTGAGTAAATGGCAGCCGGTATGGTAGGGATATGTACCAAAGGATACAGATGTGTACCTTTTTCACGGTTAAAGACATTAAGATAGGCAGTATGCTGATCCAGATTAAAATCAACCTGACCATTATTAACAGATTGATTATTCACTTCCAGCGTGGAAAAATTCATGGTTTTAATGGTGTAGCCCTGTTTTTCCAGAATAGGTTTAATGCCTTGTTCAAATACTGTGCTGTAAGGCATAGCAGAGGCACCAAAAACCAGCTCTTTTTTGGTCGTACTGTCTGCTGTGGAATCTTGCTGAGTTTTAGAGCAGGCAATAAGACCTGTTGTCACGAGACAGAATAAAACGAAATAGATAATTTTGTTCATAATGTGCCTGCTAAAAATTTAATATGGAATTTAAGTATATAATTGGAATTAGTTTGTAAATATACTGATTTTAAATAACTTTACTACTAAAAAGAATATGGGTTTATGCTATTTACCTATTGTTTGAATTGTTATGCTTACTGATTTAGAAAAAAACGCCATACGTGATCATTACCAAAGTATTGCCAGAAGTTTGCCTAATTTCCGGCCCCGGCAGGCACAGCGGGAAATGATTGCAGCTGTTGCCAATGCATTTTCACGCACTCAGCAACAGCAGGATGGTGAGGATGCACCGGAGCGCAATGGTGAGTCTATCGTTGTAGTAGAGGGGCCGACAGGAGTGGGTAAAAGTCTGGCATATTTACTTGCCGGCGGAATTATGGCGCAGACGCGCGGCAAAATACTGGTAGTAAGCAGTGCGACTGTTGCCTTGCAGGAACAACTGGTCGGGCGTGATTTACCGTTTGTAGTCAGACACAGCGGACTGAGTCTTAGTTTTGCTCTGGCTAAAGGACGCGGACGTTATTTATGTCCCTATAAACTGTATCAATTAACCCAATTAAACGCACAGGACAGTTTGCAGGGTTTTGAACCACAAATGGTACTCTGGGAGCGGAAGCCTAAAAAAGAAGAATTGGCAGTATTGCGTAATATGGCAGATCAGTTTGCTGCCCGTACTTTTAATGGAGACCGGGATACATGGCCGGAACAAATTGACGACGGTTTATGGCAGAAAGTAACTAATGATCGCCATGGTTGTTTGAAATCCGGGTGCCCGAACCGCGCCGAGTGTCCTTTTTTTCTGGCGCGGGAGACGCTGGAAACGGTGAATGTTGTGGTAGCCAATCATGATTTACTGCTGGCTGATATCGGCATGGGCGGTGGTGTAATTTTGCCGGCACCGGCCAACAGTTTTTATTGTATCGATGAAGCGCACCATTTACCGCATAAAGCTTTACAGCAATTTGCGGCTGAACATAGTTTGAATCAGACATTATGGTTTTTAGACCGGATTGGTAATATTGTAGATAAAGTAGCTGGTGTGCTGGATAAAAGTGAACTTGCAGTGCTGGCTGTTGAAGCTGCATCGGGTTTGCAGGAAAGTTTGCAGGAATGGCTGATTTGTCTGGCTGATGAACCCAGTCTGGCAGTACAGGACGGTATCGAAGAAAGCAGCTGGCTGTGGCCGGATGGTGAAATACCATCGAGTTTGAATATGCTGGTAAATAATACCGCTATCGCCGCACGAATGCTGCTGAAACATTTAAATGGTATGAATGAGGCATTATCTGCCTCCAGACGGGATAAGAATAAGGATAACAGCCTGCTTGATCAGCTCAGTACGGATTTGGGCATGCTGCTGGCGCGAACTGAACAGGTCGTGGATGTATGGGATTTAATGTCCATGGAAAAAGTTGAAGGCGAAGCACCACTGGCTAAATGGATTACCCGGATAGCTAAAGATAAGGTTGACTACAACTTTCATGCCTCTCCCATTACCAGTGCCAGTAAGCTGGCCAGTGGTTTGTGGCGGCGGGCAGCAGGGGCATTGCTGACTTCGGCCACACTGCGCTCACTGGGTACATTTGATTTACTGTTAAAACAAACAGGCCTGAGCTGGCTGCCTGATACTACTATGCTGGCACTGGACAGCCCGTTTCATTTTGCAGAACAGGGTGAGCTGTATATACCGGCACTGACAGCCAGCCCGAAAGATGCGGCAGCGCATACCAGTGAAATTGTTAATTGGCTGCCGAAGCTGATTAATGAAAGCGAACCTATTGGGACGCTGGTATTATTTTCTTCACGGCGGCAAATGCAGGAGGTCGCGCTGAAATTGCCGGATAGTCATTTGCCCTTATTGCTGGTGCAGGGAGAAATACCTAAACAGATATTATTAGAGCGCCATCATGAGGCAATTGCTGCCGGTCGTCCAAGTATTATTTTCGGTCTGGACAGTTTCGCTGAAGGTCTGGATTTACCCGGTGAGATGTGTGTGCAGGTCATTATTGCCAAGCTGCCGTTTGCTATGCCGGATAATCCGATTGAGAAAACCCGCAATCAGTGGATAGAGGCACGCGGCGGTAACCCGTTTATGGAGATTACTGTGCCGGAAGCCAGTATCAAGCTGATTCAGGCTGTAGGGCGGCTGATTCGGACTGAAACGGATTACGGCCGGGTTACTATTCTGGATAATCGTATTCTGACTGCGCGATATGGTAAACAGTTACTGGCGTGTTTACCACCTTTCAGACGTATCGGCTGAATATGACTACAGATGTAATCATCAATGCAACTGTATCCTGCTCAGTACAGGGAAATTGTCATACAAACCCTGTACAGCAATTGACAATCAATTGATTAATCTTTAATATTAGAAGCTTTCGTATATTTATCTGGATTAGCTTTTATGAAAACCTTTTCAGCTAAGCCCCATGAGGTGAAGCGCGATTGGTATGTGGTTGATGCTCAAGACAAAGTTCTGGGTCGTCTGGCTGCTGAAATCGCCCGCCGTCTGCGTGGCAAACATAAGCCAGAATACACGCCACATGTTGATACTGGTGATTACATTATTGTAATTAACGCTGACAAACTGCGTGTGACTGGTCAGAAACAGACTGACAAAAAATACTATCGCCACTCAGGTTTTCCTGGTGGTATTTATGAGCGCACTTTTGCTGAAATGCAAAACCAGTTTCCTGGCCGTGCGCTGGAAAAAGCCGTTAAAGGTATGTTACCTAAAGGCCCGCTGGGCTATGCCATGATTAAAAAACTGAAAGTATATGCTACTGCAGAACATGGTCATGCTGCTCAACAACCTAAAGTTTTGGATATCTAAGGACACGCAATGAACGGTAAATATTA includes these proteins:
- the rplM gene encoding 50S ribosomal protein L13, translated to MKTFSAKPHEVKRDWYVVDAQDKVLGRLAAEIARRLRGKHKPEYTPHVDTGDYIIVINADKLRVTGQKQTDKKYYRHSGFPGGIYERTFAEMQNQFPGRALEKAVKGMLPKGPLGYAMIKKLKVYATAEHGHAAQQPKVLDI